DNA sequence from the uncultured Ilyobacter sp. genome:
TGTGAAAGAAACCAACGTAGAGATCGGTGAACATAAACTGAAATTAGCTGTTGTAAACGGGATAGGCTCTGCACATTCCTTGATGGAGGGTATAAAATCCGGTAGCCTTTATTATGATTTTGTAGAAGTAATGGCATGTCACGGTGGATGCATAAGCGGGGGAGGAGCACCGATCCCTGATAACATGGATATAAGAAGGCAAAGAATGGAAGGTATGCACGGTTTTGACAAAACAAGTACTTTGAGAAGGTCTCATGACAATCCAGAGATAAAGAGGCTGTATGAAAACTACCTGGAAGATCCTTGTGGACATAAGAGCCACCACCTGTTGCATACTACATACAGCGACAAAAGCTAATGATAAAATATAAGAAAACTGCTGTAATCCTTGCTGGGGGAAAGGGCAGTAGGATGGGAAATATAGACAAGGCATTTTTAAAATATAATGGGAAAACCTTTATTCAGTGTATTCTGGAAAAGGTAGAAGAATATGATGAGATACTCATAGTATCTAACAGCCCTGAAAAGTATAAACAATACAAGGTAAAAGTGGTGGAAGACAGGGTTAAGGGAATAGGTCCCCTTGGAGGGATATATACAGGCCTTATATGCAGTTCCTATGACGAGGTACTAATTCTCTCCTGTGACACTCCATTTCAAAACCGAAATTTTTTGAAATATTTGGGTGAGATGTCAGGGGATTATGAAGTAGCCTTACCTGTACATAAAGAGGGAAGAGAACCTCTTACGGCTCTTTATAAAAAGTCTCTTATTGGAGGTATAGAAAAACTTATACATTCAAAGACCCACAAGATCGCTTTTCTTTATGAGGACAGATATGTAAAGAGAGTTAATATAGAGGAAATGCCTGAAAATAAAGAGATAAAAAGTGGATTCAGAAATATAAATACTATAGAGGAGCTAAGAGAGGTAGGGGGAGAGAAAGAATGAGAAAGTCAAATATTTTTACTGAAGAAGCAGTGGAACTATTTGTAAACGGTAAAAAAATGTTAACATTTATGTGCACCCCTGAAAACCTTGATGAGATGGCTCTGGGATATCTCTATTCTAGGGGTATAGTAGAAAGTGTAGATGAATTTATGGGGGCGGCTCCTTGCAGCAGTGGTAAAAGAATATTTGCTGTTGTGAGCAAGAAATTAAAAGATGAAGTATATAGTATTAAAAATATTGTTATGAGCGGATGTGGCAGCGGTGAACTTCCCAAGGCGTTTGACTTTTATAAAAGAGAGGTAAAATCAGGTTATAGAGTGGAAATGGGCAATATAAAGGAAACCTTCGGGGAGATGCTTGAGTCTGCAAGACTTCACCAGACCACAGGAGGCACTCATTCGGCAGCCATAAAGGACAGTAGAGGAAGGGTTATTGTAAGAGAGGATATAGGAAGGCATAATGCAGTGGATAAGGTTATAGGGGCTGCTCTTCTTGAGGGTATGAACCTAGAAAGGTCAACTGTAGTAATAACAGGAAGGGTGTCTTCAGACATGGTTGTAAAAGCAGCAGGTGCAGGAGTTCCTGTGGTGGCTTCTATGAGAATAACCAGTAATATGGCAATAGAGATTGCAAATAAATATAAGGTGAATCTTATAGGTAGAATAGGTAGTAATGAACCACTTATATATAATCAAGTTGAGGGAACCTGTATAGAAAGATAAAATAAATTGACTGGGAGGTTTCGATCATGTACTTTGTCCAGTATATATACGAGGTAGTCGGGGACTATAGTATAACAAAGGAACTAGGAACAATAATTTTGGATAAACTTAGCAATGATATAGATGGTATAATATGCGATGTGTCTCTAAAAACTGAGAGATCTGTAGTTGGGATCAAAGAAATACAGTTTATAGATAACTAGAAATAATGAAAGAGCAGGATTTTACTGCTCTTTTTTCTATATTTTTAGTTTTTATTAATATGATTTAGCAGTTTTGATAATTAATTTAAGTTGATACTTGAAAGAGATTTAGATAAATTACTGACTTTCTCCAAAAGCTGTGTTACTTTCTTTGCTTGCCCAAAGAAAGTAACCAAAGAAAAGGCACCCAATTAAAATTAATGAAACTTGTAAAAATAAATTTTACAAGAACTAGAAAATATATTCGTTCCACTCATTATTTTCTAAGTCAAATCACTTCTGAACTAACTTTCTATTGAAATATAGTCGGTAAACCTCCTTATTTCAATGAAAGTGGATTTCACAAGATGATTTCTTAACGGTATTTTTTAAAGGGGAATTTAAAATCTTAAATGATTTTTTTAAAATCTTTTGAAATTCTTTTGGCCATTGATAAAATAAGCGTTAAGAATGACTGAGAGAAATCTCTAGAAAAAATCAACTGTCTGAGCGAAGCGAGTTTTGATTTTTACTTAGATTTCCGAAGGCATTTAGCTTATTTTTCACAGGCCTTGATTTTTGGTTACTTTTCATCAAGGAAAAGTAACGGAAGTTTGAATAAATTCAATACTTTAATTTGAAGCAAAAGAGCAATTGAGATTATTTGCTAATAGTAGTTATTCTGTTTAAGAATATTAGTTGTGGATAGACTAAAATAAATTGGAAAACTTTTAATATAAATGGTTTGTATAAGTTGAATAAGTATAAAAGACAAAGGGGGAAATATATAGTTAAATTTACAGGAATTTACAATGTTGTGCAGAAAAAAGTATTTATGGCATCAAAATTTTATCTGAAGATATAGAATTTAATTGCAAAGAGTATTGGAATAAAGTATAGTAAATGAGAAGATTAATATTTATGGGAGGTAGAATATGATTGTGCTTAGATGGTTTAAAAACGCCCTTCTATTTATAATGAAAGAGATAGCCTCTTTTCTTATAAAAATAGTAATGGTGATGATAATATTAATAATTTTATTAACAGTCTTTGTTCCAAAAACTCCAGTAGAAAAAGCTCCGATAAGGAAAAATACATATATTGAGCTTGATCTCTCAAATCCTGTGGGAGAGAGAGGAAGCCTGTCTATATTTTCCATGGAGGGCGAAAAAGTCAATTTCTACAACATGCTGAACTATCTTGATAAAGGAAAAAATGATCAAAGGATAGAGGGACTTATTTTAAAGGTTGACAGTGTTGCCTTAAACAGAGCCCAGGTAGAGGAATTAGGCAGAAAGATTAAAGAGTACAGAGAAATGGGTAAAAAGGTATATGCATTTTCTAGAGGTTTTCAAAACAGAAATTATTCTCTAGCAGTGAATGCAGATGAGATAATTATGCCGCCTAGCCGAGGAGCGGGATCAAACATATCGGGATACTTCATGGAGCTTCCCTATATGAAAAGGCTCAGTGACAAGATAGGAATAAAATATGATGTTATACATGTAGGGGATTATAAATCCTATGGTGAAAATTATGTGAGAGAAGAGATGTCTCCTGAGTTCAGAGAAAATATCACCAGGCTCTTAGACAGGATATATTATAATTTTGTCCAGGATGTATCTGTTTCTAGAAATATAGATGAAAGAACCCTAAGTAGAAAAATACTTAATGGAGATTTCGTTTTGGCAGATGCTTTTAAAATGAAGCAGGAGAAACTTGTAGATTCTCTTATGTATTATCATGAATTTTTAAAAGAGAGAAAGATAGCAAATATAACAACTCTGGGAAAATATGCCAGAAGTGTAGTGGGACACCAGAGTTCAGGGAAAAAAATAGCGGTAATCTATGGCGATGGAGAAATATTATATTCAAACAGCGGAAGAGGAGCCCAGCAGTCAATAACTCCCGATACGATGATATCTGAGCTGGATATGGCAGTAAGAGATAAAAATGTGGTGGGAATAGTACTGAGAATAGATTCTCCAGGGGGATCTGCCTTGGCATCAGAAGTTATAAATGCCAAAATAAGAAGCATCGAAAAACCTGTCTATGTGTCCATGGGAGGTACTTCTGCCTCAGGAGGATATTATATATCAGCCTCAGGAGACAGAATTTTTGCAGAGAGGGATACCGTAACAGGATCTATAGGTGTGGTAAGCCTAGTTCCTGATGTGAGTGAACTGGCAGGAAAATTGGGAATCAAAATTGAGTCTGTACAAAAAGGAAAGTTATCTGGAATCTACTCTATAACTGACGGAATGACCAAGGAAGAGAGGAAGAGGATCTATGAATCTAGCTCTAAAATATACTCTGAATTCAAGGAGAGAGTAAGTTCAGGAAGGAATATTCCGATGAGTCAGATGGAATCTCTGGCAGGAGGAAGAGTATGGCTAGGTGAGGAGGCTTTAGAAAAGGGACTTGTGGATGGTATAGGGGGACTTCAGGATACTATAAAGATTTTGGCTAAAGATCTGCAGTTGTCTGAGTACGGTGTGGTAGAGATAAGAAGGGAGAATCCCTTTGAAAAACTATTTATGAATTACAAATATTTAGAAAATTTTTATAATAAATTAAACAGTATTCTCAACATGGAGATAAATGGAAAAAAAGAGATGTTAGAGAGTGAACTTATTATTAAACCGGTGACATATTTGCCGTATAAAATATAAAAAAACAGGGATTTCCCTGTTTTTTTTTATTAAAAATATAAAATTACTTGATTAATAAGGTAAATTATGTTAAATTTATCATATATAACAATTATACATGTATTAAGTGTATTTTTTATTTTTCGAATAATAAGACAAAATTATAATGATGATAGATATAGATCAAAGGAAAGGTTGTAGTTGAGAAGAAAAGAAACAAGGGGGGAATATGAAGTATAATTTTGACAGGGGTTTTAATCATGATATAAAAGATTCTCTAAAGTGGAATACTGTAAAAAGAATATCAACTAAGAAGGATGTTATTCCTATGTGGATAGCAGATATGGACTTTGAGACTGTACCTGAAGTTAAAACAGCTATAATTGAGAGGGCAAGCCAGGGAATCTATGGCTATAGTGAGATGAAGGATGAATATTATGAGTCGCTGGCAGGATGGACAAAAAAAAGATACAAATGGGAAATTGAAAAAGAGTGGTTATGCTTTAGTCCGGGAGTAGTTACTGGAATCACTCTAACAATACGTGCACTGACTCATCCAGGGGATAAGGTGCTCATACAGACCCCAGTTTACAGCCCTTTTTTCGGGGCAGTAACAAGAAGTGGATGTGAGCTTTTGACTAGCTCTCTCAGATTGGTTGACGGTAAATATAAGATGGACTTTGAAGACCTCGAAGAAAAACTCAAGGATGAAAGAACAAAAATAATGGTTTTGTGTAACCCTCACAATCCAGTTGGTAGGGCATGGACAAGGGATGAATTGCTGAGACTAGGAGAAATTTGCCTTAAAAATAATGTTACAGTGATATCAGATGAGATTCATTCTGATCTTGTGTATAAGGGACATAAATATACGCCTTTTGCAAGTATATCAAAGGAGTTTGAACAAAATTCTATAATTTGTACTGCACCGAGTAAAACTTTCAACCTGGCCGGTCTTCAGAGTTCGAACATAATAATTCCCAATGAAAATTTTCGAAGAGAGTACAAAATTGCCCTTGAAAATATAGAGGTTTCAAGATTGAATGTATTTGGGATGGTTGCCTGTGAAACGGCATATACCTACGGGGAACCTTGGTTAGATGAGCTTTTAGATTATCTAGAAGCAAATAAAGAACTTGTAAAAAAACGAATAGAAAATAATATCCCTAAACTTAGGCTAATAGAACCTGAAGCTACTTATTTATTGTGGATAGACTGCAGTGGTTTGGGACTTAGTGATGAAGAGCTCAAAAAATTTATGATAGAAAAAGCTGGAATTTTACTTAATGATGGTATTAGCTTTGGAAAAGAGGGGAAAGGATTTCAAAGAATGAATATAGCTTGTCCTAGAGAGATCATCGAAGAAGCTCTGAACAGACTGGAAAAAGCTGTAAACAGTATATAAAACTAGAGGAGTTGATACAGGTGGAAAAGGATAAATTTATAGATACAAAAGTCGTACACGGATTTAAAGGGTATGACGAACATACAGGGGCCATAAGCTATCCCATCTATCAGACTGCTACCTTTAGACATCCTGCCCTAAATGAGAGTACAGGTTATGATTATTCTAGACTCCAGAATCCTACAAGGGAGGAGCTAGAAAATACAGTGGCAGGTATAGAGGGTGCTAAGGCAGGCTTTGCATTTTCCACAGGACTAGCTGCAATTTCAACTGTTTTGAATATATTTTCTTCTGGAGATCACATAATCGTTTCAGACGATCTCTATGGAGGAACCTATAGACTTTTTGAAGAGGTGTATAATAAGTACGGTATAAGTCATAGCTTCATAGATACAACGGAGATAAAATCTGTATCAGATGCCATAAAAGTAAATACCAAGGCTATATTTATAGAGACC
Encoded proteins:
- a CDS encoding molybdenum cofactor guanylyltransferase, whose translation is MIKYKKTAVILAGGKGSRMGNIDKAFLKYNGKTFIQCILEKVEEYDEILIVSNSPEKYKQYKVKVVEDRVKGIGPLGGIYTGLICSSYDEVLILSCDTPFQNRNFLKYLGEMSGDYEVALPVHKEGREPLTALYKKSLIGGIEKLIHSKTHKIAFLYEDRYVKRVNIEEMPENKEIKSGFRNINTIEELREVGGEKE
- a CDS encoding MalY/PatB family protein, producing the protein MKYNFDRGFNHDIKDSLKWNTVKRISTKKDVIPMWIADMDFETVPEVKTAIIERASQGIYGYSEMKDEYYESLAGWTKKRYKWEIEKEWLCFSPGVVTGITLTIRALTHPGDKVLIQTPVYSPFFGAVTRSGCELLTSSLRLVDGKYKMDFEDLEEKLKDERTKIMVLCNPHNPVGRAWTRDELLRLGEICLKNNVTVISDEIHSDLVYKGHKYTPFASISKEFEQNSIICTAPSKTFNLAGLQSSNIIIPNENFRREYKIALENIEVSRLNVFGMVACETAYTYGEPWLDELLDYLEANKELVKKRIENNIPKLRLIEPEATYLLWIDCSGLGLSDEELKKFMIEKAGILLNDGISFGKEGKGFQRMNIACPREIIEEALNRLEKAVNSI
- the fdhD gene encoding formate dehydrogenase accessory sulfurtransferase FdhD, producing MRKSNIFTEEAVELFVNGKKMLTFMCTPENLDEMALGYLYSRGIVESVDEFMGAAPCSSGKRIFAVVSKKLKDEVYSIKNIVMSGCGSGELPKAFDFYKREVKSGYRVEMGNIKETFGEMLESARLHQTTGGTHSAAIKDSRGRVIVREDIGRHNAVDKVIGAALLEGMNLERSTVVITGRVSSDMVVKAAGAGVPVVASMRITSNMAIEIANKYKVNLIGRIGSNEPLIYNQVEGTCIER
- the sppA gene encoding signal peptide peptidase SppA — encoded protein: MIVLRWFKNALLFIMKEIASFLIKIVMVMIILIILLTVFVPKTPVEKAPIRKNTYIELDLSNPVGERGSLSIFSMEGEKVNFYNMLNYLDKGKNDQRIEGLILKVDSVALNRAQVEELGRKIKEYREMGKKVYAFSRGFQNRNYSLAVNADEIIMPPSRGAGSNISGYFMELPYMKRLSDKIGIKYDVIHVGDYKSYGENYVREEMSPEFRENITRLLDRIYYNFVQDVSVSRNIDERTLSRKILNGDFVLADAFKMKQEKLVDSLMYYHEFLKERKIANITTLGKYARSVVGHQSSGKKIAVIYGDGEILYSNSGRGAQQSITPDTMISELDMAVRDKNVVGIVLRIDSPGGSALASEVINAKIRSIEKPVYVSMGGTSASGGYYISASGDRIFAERDTVTGSIGVVSLVPDVSELAGKLGIKIESVQKGKLSGIYSITDGMTKEERKRIYESSSKIYSEFKERVSSGRNIPMSQMESLAGGRVWLGEEALEKGLVDGIGGLQDTIKILAKDLQLSEYGVVEIRRENPFEKLFMNYKYLENFYNKLNSILNMEINGKKEMLESELIIKPVTYLPYKI